One genomic window of Streptomyces sp. NBC_01276 includes the following:
- a CDS encoding ABC transporter permease — protein MPAAGVATPAAGTGRQVRRRLRGRPSAVTAAAVLALLVLLALAAPLFAQLTGQDPNAYHDDLVDSARGGVPLGPFGGISADHWLGVEPGSGRDLFTRLLYGARISLLVAVGATTVQVLVGVAAGLAAGLGHRVAGALVARLTDVMIALPLLVLAVALTAVVPPGFPRPLLLVLAIGLLGWGTTARMVRAQTLTLRGLDFVEAARLSGNGTLRIARRELLPSLAAPVITYAAILVPGNIVVEASLSFLGIGVKPPTPSWGQMLSSAQTWFRADPAYVLLPAGLLFVTVLAFTVLGDALRTALDPREASRLRVGTGKERTT, from the coding sequence GTGCCCGCGGCCGGGGTCGCCACCCCGGCCGCGGGCACCGGCCGCCAGGTCCGGCGGCGGCTGCGCGGACGCCCGTCCGCCGTCACCGCCGCCGCGGTCCTGGCCCTCCTCGTCCTCCTCGCCCTCGCCGCCCCGCTGTTCGCCCAGCTCACCGGCCAGGATCCGAACGCCTACCACGACGACCTCGTCGACTCCGCCCGCGGCGGCGTACCCCTCGGCCCCTTCGGCGGGATCTCCGCCGACCACTGGCTCGGCGTCGAACCCGGCAGCGGCCGCGACCTGTTCACCCGGCTGCTCTACGGGGCCCGGATCTCCCTGCTCGTCGCCGTCGGCGCCACCACCGTGCAGGTCCTCGTCGGCGTCGCCGCCGGACTCGCCGCCGGACTCGGCCACCGCGTCGCCGGAGCGCTCGTCGCCCGGCTCACCGACGTGATGATCGCCCTGCCCCTGCTGGTGCTCGCCGTCGCCCTCACCGCCGTCGTCCCGCCGGGCTTCCCGCGCCCGCTGCTGCTCGTCCTGGCCATCGGCCTGCTCGGCTGGGGCACCACCGCCCGCATGGTGCGGGCGCAGACGCTCACCCTGCGCGGCCTGGACTTCGTCGAAGCCGCCCGGCTCTCCGGCAACGGCACCCTGCGGATCGCCCGCCGGGAACTGCTGCCCTCACTGGCCGCACCCGTCATCACCTACGCCGCGATCCTCGTCCCGGGCAACATCGTCGTCGAGGCCTCGCTCTCCTTCCTCGGCATCGGCGTGAAGCCCCCCACCCCCTCCTGGGGCCAGATGCTCTCCAGTGCCCAGACCTGGTTCCGCGCCGACCCCGCCTACGTCCTGCTCCCCGCCGGGCTGCTCTTCGTCACCGTGCTGGCCTTCACCGTCCTCGGCGACGCCCTGCGCACGGCCCTCGACCCGCGCGAGGCCTCCCGCCTGCGGGTCGGCACCGGAAAGGAACGCACGACGTGA
- a CDS encoding ABC transporter substrate-binding protein: MRQSQISRRVAAVAVSLALAGGAAACGPEDAADKASAGGGPGASGSAPQKGGTLTVLNNEPQSDFDPARLYTSGGGNVPSLVFRTLTTRNREDGPAGAKVVPDLATDLGKPNADATEWTYTLKDGLKYEDGSPITTADIKYGIERSFAAELSGGAPYLRDWLVGGETYEGPYKDGGKGLDSIAVPDAKTIVFKLRKPEGEFPFLATQTQFAPVPRAKDTGVKYEEHPVSSGPYKVVKNTGDGETLLLERNENWDPKTDEERKAYPDRIDVRSGLDAAVVNQRLSTGSGADAAAVTTDTNLGPAELAQIGDDKQLASRVGTGHFGYVNYLAFNPKVAPFDNPKVRQAISYAVNRTSVVNAAGGSALAEPATTFLPEREAFGYSAYDHFPAGRTGNPAKARELLKEAGFPDGLTVTLTHSNAQNRQTSPEIATAVQQALAAAGVTVRLEGLETNAFNERRWDARNTPGFFLSRWGADWPSGGPFLAPIFDGRQIVTNGSNYNHAQLNDPAVNTEIDEIAKLTDLAAAGKRWGALDKKIGEQALDVPLFHPVYKRLVGKDVKNVVISDWTGVLDISQVAVK, encoded by the coding sequence ATGCGCCAGTCCCAGATATCGCGCCGTGTGGCCGCGGTCGCCGTCAGCCTCGCACTGGCCGGAGGCGCCGCCGCCTGCGGGCCCGAGGACGCCGCGGACAAGGCCTCCGCCGGCGGCGGGCCGGGCGCCTCCGGGTCCGCCCCGCAGAAGGGCGGCACCCTGACCGTCCTCAACAACGAGCCGCAGAGCGACTTCGACCCGGCCCGCCTCTACACCTCGGGCGGCGGCAACGTTCCCTCGCTGGTGTTCCGCACGCTCACCACCCGCAACCGCGAGGACGGTCCGGCCGGCGCCAAGGTCGTCCCCGACCTGGCCACCGACCTCGGCAAGCCCAACGCCGACGCCACCGAGTGGACGTACACCCTCAAGGACGGGCTGAAGTACGAGGACGGCAGCCCGATCACCACCGCCGACATCAAGTACGGCATCGAGCGCTCCTTCGCCGCCGAACTGTCGGGCGGTGCCCCCTACCTGCGGGACTGGCTGGTCGGCGGGGAGACCTACGAGGGCCCGTACAAGGACGGCGGAAAGGGCCTCGACTCCATCGCGGTGCCCGACGCCAAGACCATCGTCTTCAAACTCCGCAAGCCCGAGGGCGAGTTCCCCTTCCTCGCCACCCAGACGCAGTTCGCCCCCGTGCCCAGGGCCAAGGACACCGGCGTCAAGTACGAGGAGCACCCGGTCTCCTCCGGCCCGTACAAGGTCGTCAAGAACACCGGCGACGGCGAGACCCTGCTGCTGGAGCGCAACGAGAACTGGGACCCGAAGACCGACGAGGAGCGCAAGGCCTACCCGGACCGGATCGACGTCCGCTCCGGCCTCGACGCGGCCGTCGTCAACCAGCGGCTGTCCACCGGCTCCGGAGCCGACGCCGCCGCCGTCACCACCGACACCAACCTCGGCCCCGCCGAACTCGCGCAGATCGGCGACGACAAGCAGCTCGCCTCCCGCGTCGGCACCGGCCACTTCGGCTACGTCAACTACCTGGCCTTCAACCCGAAGGTGGCCCCCTTCGACAACCCGAAGGTCCGCCAGGCCATCTCCTACGCGGTCAACCGCACCAGCGTCGTCAACGCGGCCGGCGGCTCCGCGCTGGCCGAACCGGCCACCACCTTCCTGCCCGAGCGCGAGGCCTTCGGGTACAGCGCCTACGACCACTTCCCGGCGGGCAGGACCGGCAACCCGGCCAAGGCCAGGGAACTGCTCAAGGAGGCGGGCTTCCCCGACGGGCTCACCGTCACCCTCACCCACTCCAACGCCCAGAACCGCCAGACCAGCCCGGAGATCGCCACGGCCGTCCAGCAGGCCCTCGCGGCCGCGGGCGTCACCGTCAGGCTCGAAGGCCTGGAGACCAACGCCTTCAACGAGCGGCGCTGGGACGCCAGGAACACCCCCGGCTTCTTCCTCTCCCGCTGGGGCGCCGACTGGCCCTCCGGCGGCCCCTTCCTCGCGCCGATCTTCGACGGCCGGCAGATCGTCACCAACGGTTCCAACTACAACCACGCCCAGCTGAACGACCCCGCCGTGAACACCGAGATCGACGAGATCGCCAAGCTCACCGACCTCGCGGCGGCTGGCAAGCGCTGGGGCGCCCTCGACAAGAAGATCGGCGAGCAGGCCCTGGACGTCCCGCTCTTCCACCCCGTCTACAAGCGGCTCGTCGGCAAGGACGTCAAGAACGTCGTGATCAGCGACTGGACCGGCGTCCTCGACATCTCCCAGGTCGCCGTCAAGTGA
- a CDS encoding Ms4533A family Cys-rich leader peptide, whose amino-acid sequence MSHRHTTAASAAIELALLGVAAHSVADISCR is encoded by the coding sequence ATGTCGCACCGCCACACCACCGCCGCGAGCGCCGCCATAGAGCTGGCGCTCCTCGGTGTGGCCGCGCACAGCGTGGCCGACATCTCCTGTCGCTGA
- a CDS encoding DUF3152 domain-containing protein, whose amino-acid sequence MGRHSRKDSAPARPRPEAAPREPEPEPEPFTPGPAFRGAPGARRDTRATVSHRGYADPTRPAPPGARPGGHPEQHEPGGAWGAHPAPEAAGVYGDWRGAPRATVHTPPAHAGDTPVRDTDTPAFGTPAVGFPRVTVAPPPPAPDPFTSTGSHRRVPGPRRPEAPATPVGSGAAEPPVAGRGTRIRTYTGMAAAAVTTVLAVVVAGQVVADGDSAPGNAHAAGDDAPERSLSGQSAASRSDGRATPANPPAAAQPQTYEQQMALQLPIDAKLAGPGTFDTVPGFAKAPGKGKVVRYRVDVEQGLGLDPQLFAEAVQRTLNDPRSWGHGGAMTFERVPAGEADFVITLASPGTTGTWCAKSGLDTTVDNVSCDSAATERVMINAFRWAQGSPTYGPDQMLAYRQMLINHEVGHRLGHGHVSCQTPGSLAPIMQQQTKSLDIDNIHCLPNPWVFPGS is encoded by the coding sequence GTGGGACGACATAGTCGCAAGGACTCCGCCCCCGCCCGTCCGCGGCCGGAGGCGGCGCCCCGGGAGCCGGAGCCGGAGCCGGAGCCCTTCACACCCGGGCCGGCGTTCCGGGGCGCGCCCGGAGCGCGCCGCGACACCCGGGCCACCGTCAGCCACCGGGGCTACGCCGACCCGACCCGCCCCGCCCCGCCCGGCGCCCGCCCCGGCGGGCACCCCGAGCAGCACGAGCCCGGCGGGGCCTGGGGGGCGCACCCCGCCCCCGAAGCCGCCGGCGTCTACGGCGACTGGCGCGGCGCCCCCCGGGCCACCGTGCACACCCCGCCCGCGCATGCCGGCGACACGCCCGTGCGCGACACCGACACCCCGGCCTTCGGCACCCCCGCCGTCGGGTTCCCCCGGGTCACGGTGGCGCCCCCGCCGCCCGCGCCCGACCCCTTCACCTCCACCGGCTCCCACCGCCGCGTGCCCGGTCCGCGCCGGCCCGAAGCGCCCGCGACCCCGGTGGGCTCCGGGGCCGCCGAGCCGCCCGTCGCGGGCCGGGGCACGCGGATCCGTACGTACACCGGGATGGCCGCGGCGGCCGTCACCACCGTGCTGGCCGTCGTCGTCGCCGGCCAGGTGGTCGCCGATGGCGACTCCGCCCCCGGCAACGCGCACGCCGCCGGGGACGACGCCCCCGAACGCTCCCTGAGCGGCCAGTCCGCCGCCTCCCGCTCCGACGGCCGCGCCACCCCGGCCAACCCGCCCGCCGCCGCCCAGCCGCAGACCTACGAACAGCAGATGGCGCTGCAGCTGCCCATCGACGCGAAGCTCGCCGGTCCGGGCACCTTCGACACCGTCCCCGGGTTCGCCAAGGCGCCGGGCAAGGGGAAGGTGGTGCGCTACCGCGTCGATGTCGAGCAGGGGCTGGGCCTGGACCCGCAGCTGTTCGCCGAGGCCGTGCAGCGCACCCTCAACGACCCGCGCAGCTGGGGCCACGGCGGGGCGATGACCTTCGAGCGGGTACCGGCCGGCGAGGCCGACTTCGTGATCACCCTGGCCAGCCCCGGGACCACCGGCACCTGGTGCGCGAAGTCCGGCCTCGACACCACCGTGGACAACGTCTCCTGCGACTCCGCCGCCACCGAACGCGTGATGATCAACGCCTTCCGGTGGGCGCAGGGCTCACCGACCTACGGCCCGGACCAGATGCTCGCGTACCGGCAGATGCTCATCAACCACGAGGTCGGCCACCGGCTCGGCCACGGGCACGTGAGCTGCCAGACCCCGGGCTCGCTCGCGCCGATCATGCAGCAGCAGACCAAGTCCCTCGACATCGACAACATCCACTGCCTGCCCAACCCCTGGGTCTTCCCCGGGAGTTGA
- a CDS encoding alpha/beta fold hydrolase — MSSTELPGVRSTVEPTSQVGAARVAEGEQLRTVALPGLEMNVRFRPPVREGLPPALFVHGLGGSSQNWSELMERLAGSVDGEAVDLPGFGWSPPPADRDYSVTGLARAVIRHLDAAGRGPVHLFGNSLGGAVSTRVAAVRPDLVRTLTLVSPALPELRVQWSAVPTALLAVPGAAPLLVRLTRGLSAEQRTLGVTALCYGDPSRVTEEGFRGAVEEMRRRMELPYFWEAMTRSSRGIVDAYTLGGQHGLWRQAGRVLAPTLLVYGGRDQLVSYRMARRAAAAFRGSRLLSLPEAGHVAMMEYPEVVAAAFRELLHDTDRNTEDSKG, encoded by the coding sequence ATGTCTTCGACCGAGCTGCCGGGTGTGCGGTCCACCGTCGAGCCGACCTCCCAGGTGGGGGCCGCGCGGGTGGCCGAGGGGGAGCAGCTGCGCACCGTCGCGCTGCCGGGCCTGGAGATGAACGTACGTTTCCGGCCACCGGTGCGGGAAGGCCTGCCGCCCGCGCTCTTCGTGCACGGACTCGGCGGTTCCTCACAGAACTGGTCGGAGCTCATGGAGCGGCTGGCCGGCAGCGTCGACGGCGAGGCCGTGGACCTGCCCGGCTTCGGCTGGTCGCCGCCGCCCGCCGACCGGGACTACTCCGTCACCGGGCTCGCCCGCGCGGTCATCCGCCACCTCGACGCCGCCGGGCGCGGCCCCGTCCACCTCTTCGGCAACTCCCTCGGCGGCGCCGTCTCCACCCGCGTCGCCGCGGTCCGGCCCGACCTCGTGCGCACCCTGACCCTGGTCTCGCCCGCGCTGCCGGAGCTGCGCGTGCAGTGGTCGGCGGTGCCCACCGCCCTGCTCGCCGTACCGGGCGCGGCACCCCTCCTCGTCCGGCTCACCCGGGGCCTGAGCGCCGAACAGCGCACCCTGGGGGTGACGGCCCTCTGTTACGGAGACCCCTCACGGGTGACAGAGGAAGGCTTCCGGGGCGCCGTCGAGGAGATGCGGCGCCGGATGGAGCTGCCGTACTTCTGGGAGGCGATGACGCGCTCCTCGCGCGGGATCGTCGACGCCTACACCCTCGGTGGCCAGCACGGACTGTGGCGCCAGGCCGGGCGCGTGCTCGCGCCGACGCTGCTGGTCTACGGCGGCCGGGACCAGTTGGTCTCGTACCGGATGGCGCGCAGGGCCGCCGCGGCCTTCCGCGGATCGAGGCTGCTGAGTCTGCCCGAGGCCGGCCACGTGGCGATGATGGAGTACCCCGAGGTGGTGGCCGCCGCCTTCCGGGAGCTGCTGCACGACACCGACCGGAACACCGAAGACAGCAAGGGCTGA
- a CDS encoding TetR/AcrR family transcriptional regulator, whose amino-acid sequence MTAIEQTEAARPRGTRLPRRARRNQLLGAAQEVFVAQGYHAAAMDDIAERAGVSKPVLYQHFPGKLDLYLALLDQHCEALLVAVRTALGSTSDNKLRVAATMDAYFAYVEDEGGAFRLVFESDLTNEPAVRERVDRVSLQCAEAISDVIAEDTGLSKDESMLLAVGLGGVSQVVARYWLSSESPVPRDTAVGLLTSLAWRGIAGFPLHGTEG is encoded by the coding sequence GTGACAGCCATCGAGCAGACCGAGGCAGCGCGTCCGCGGGGCACGCGACTGCCGCGCCGTGCCCGGCGCAACCAGCTGCTGGGCGCGGCCCAGGAGGTGTTCGTCGCGCAGGGCTACCACGCCGCCGCGATGGACGACATCGCCGAGCGCGCCGGCGTCAGCAAGCCGGTGCTGTACCAGCACTTCCCCGGCAAGCTCGACCTGTACCTGGCGCTGCTGGACCAGCACTGCGAGGCGCTGCTGGTGGCGGTGCGCACGGCACTGGGGTCCACCAGCGACAACAAGCTGCGCGTCGCCGCGACGATGGACGCGTACTTCGCGTACGTCGAGGACGAGGGTGGCGCGTTCCGGCTGGTGTTCGAGTCCGACCTGACGAACGAGCCCGCGGTGCGCGAGCGCGTCGACCGGGTCTCGCTCCAGTGCGCGGAGGCCATCTCGGACGTCATCGCCGAGGACACGGGCCTGTCGAAGGACGAGTCGATGCTGCTGGCCGTGGGCCTGGGCGGCGTTTCGCAGGTGGTGGCCCGGTACTGGCTGTCCAGCGAGAGCCCGGTCCCCCGTGACACCGCGGTGGGGCTGCTGACCTCGCTCGCCTGGCGCGGCATCGCCGGCTTCCCGCTGCACGGCACCGAGGGCTGA
- a CDS encoding DUF3107 domain-containing protein — protein sequence MEVKIGVQHAPREIVLESDLSAEELESIVAAALSGTAPLLSLTDVKGRKVLVPSDRLSYVDLGEPSVRKVGFGAL from the coding sequence GTGGAGGTCAAGATCGGCGTGCAGCACGCACCCCGGGAGATCGTGCTGGAGAGCGACCTGAGCGCCGAGGAGCTGGAGAGCATCGTCGCCGCCGCGCTGTCCGGCACGGCGCCGCTGCTGAGCCTGACCGACGTCAAGGGCCGCAAGGTCCTCGTGCCGTCCGACCGCCTGTCGTACGTCGACCTGGGCGAGCCGAGCGTGCGCAAGGTCGGTTTCGGAGCTCTCTGA
- a CDS encoding ferritin-like fold-containing protein, with protein MSTVENASPADDGASDGAQGIAAQDWATASASPQYRAAVVDLLGALAYGELAAFERLAEDAKLAPTLGDKAELAKMASAEFHHFERLRDRLSAIDAEPTAAMEPFAKGVDDFHRQTAPSDWLEGLVKAYVGDSIASDFYREVASHLDTDTRALVVGVLDDTGHGGFAVEKVRAAIEADPRCGGRLALWARRLMGEALSQAQRVVAERDALSTMLVGGVDGMAAGFDLAAVGEMFTRITKAHTKRMAALGLAA; from the coding sequence ATGTCGACCGTAGAAAACGCATCTCCCGCCGACGACGGCGCGTCCGACGGCGCGCAGGGCATCGCCGCCCAGGACTGGGCGACCGCCTCGGCTTCGCCCCAGTACCGCGCCGCCGTGGTGGACCTGCTCGGCGCGCTGGCGTACGGGGAACTCGCGGCCTTCGAGCGTCTCGCCGAGGACGCGAAGCTCGCGCCCACCCTGGGCGACAAGGCCGAGCTCGCGAAGATGGCCTCCGCCGAATTCCACCACTTCGAGCGGCTGCGCGACCGGCTCTCGGCGATCGACGCCGAGCCGACCGCGGCGATGGAGCCCTTCGCCAAGGGCGTGGACGACTTCCACCGCCAGACCGCTCCCTCCGACTGGCTGGAGGGTCTGGTCAAGGCCTACGTCGGCGACTCCATCGCCAGCGACTTCTACCGCGAGGTCGCCAGCCACCTCGACACCGACACCCGCGCCCTGGTCGTCGGCGTCCTCGACGACACCGGCCACGGCGGCTTCGCCGTCGAGAAGGTCCGCGCCGCGATCGAGGCCGACCCGCGCTGCGGCGGCCGGCTCGCGCTGTGGGCCCGCCGCCTGATGGGCGAGGCCCTCTCGCAGGCCCAGCGCGTGGTCGCCGAGCGCGACGCGCTCTCCACCATGCTGGTCGGCGGCGTCGACGGGATGGCGGCCGGCTTCGACCTGGCGGCCGTCGGCGAGATGTTCACCCGCATCACCAAGGCGCACACCAAGCGGATGGCGGCCCTCGGCCTCGCGGCCTGA